One stretch of Streptomyces sp. NBC_01363 DNA includes these proteins:
- the murG gene encoding undecaprenyldiphospho-muramoylpentapeptide beta-N-acetylglucosaminyltransferase, translating into MHVVLAGGGTAGHIEPALALADALRRQDPTVGITALGTERGLETRLVPERGYELALIPAVPLPRKPTPELITVPGRLRGTIKAAEQILERTKADCVVGFGGYVALPGYLAAKRAGVPIVVHEANARPGLANKIGSRYAHGVAVSTPDSKLRGARYIGIPLRRTIATLDRARVRPEARAAFGLDPNLPTLLVSGGSQGARHLNEVVQRVAPLLQRSGIQILHVVGPKNELPRVDNMPGMPPYIPVPYVDRMDLAYAAADMMLCRAGAMTVAELSAVGLPAAYVPLPIGNGEQRLNAQPVVNAGGGLLVDDAALTPEWVQGNVLPVLADPHRLYEMSRAAAEFGRRDADDLLVGMVYEAIAARRGA; encoded by the coding sequence GTGCATGTCGTACTCGCCGGTGGGGGGACCGCCGGCCACATCGAGCCCGCGCTTGCCCTCGCGGACGCCCTGCGCAGGCAGGACCCGACCGTGGGAATCACTGCCCTCGGCACGGAGCGCGGACTCGAGACCAGGCTCGTACCCGAGCGGGGGTACGAACTCGCCCTCATCCCGGCCGTGCCGCTGCCGCGCAAACCCACCCCGGAACTGATCACCGTCCCGGGACGGCTGCGCGGCACCATCAAGGCCGCCGAGCAGATCCTGGAGCGCACCAAGGCGGACTGCGTCGTCGGCTTCGGCGGCTACGTCGCCCTGCCCGGCTACCTCGCCGCCAAGCGGGCCGGGGTGCCGATCGTCGTCCATGAGGCCAACGCCCGTCCCGGCCTGGCCAACAAGATCGGTTCGCGGTACGCCCACGGCGTCGCCGTCTCCACCCCCGACAGCAAGCTGCGTGGTGCCCGCTACATCGGCATCCCGCTGCGCCGCACCATCGCCACCCTGGACCGGGCCCGGGTCCGCCCCGAGGCACGTGCCGCCTTCGGCCTCGACCCCAACCTGCCGACGCTGCTGGTCTCCGGCGGCTCGCAGGGCGCCCGCCACCTCAACGAGGTGGTCCAGCGGGTCGCCCCGCTGCTGCAGCGCTCCGGGATCCAGATCCTGCACGTGGTCGGACCGAAGAACGAATTGCCGCGCGTCGACAACATGCCCGGGATGCCGCCCTACATCCCGGTACCGTACGTGGACCGGATGGATCTCGCGTACGCCGCGGCCGACATGATGCTCTGCCGTGCCGGTGCGATGACCGTCGCCGAACTCTCCGCCGTCGGGCTCCCCGCCGCCTACGTCCCGCTGCCCATCGGCAACGGCGAACAGCGGCTCAACGCCCAGCCGGTGGTCAACGCCGGCGGCGGACTGCTGGTGGACGACGCGGCGCTCACCCCCGAGTGGGTGCAGGGCAACGTCCTCCCGGTGCTCGCGGATCCGCACCGGCTGTACGAGATGTCCCGCGCTGCCGCCGAGTTCGGCCGCCGGGATGCCGACGACCTGCTCGTCGGCATGGTGTACGAGGCGATTGCCGCACGCCGAGGCGCGTGA
- a CDS encoding cell division protein FtsQ/DivIB: MAGPTTARRGARQREDSPARSPRPRPEGRGLPGRMRLILIGVLVLLLAAGAVWALYGSSWLRAEEVRTTGVDVLTPSEVEAAAAVPIGAPLISVDTDAIAERLRQKLPRIDSVDVVRSWPHGIGLKVTERQPVLLVKKGAKFIEVDAKGVRFATVDKWPGRVPLLELTPDQSASLRRFGSARLVREAVRVAGELPGDVAKDAKVVRVTSYDSISLELTRGRTVIWGSGEGGPVKARVLTALMKSAPKAGHFDVSAPTAPAASGS; this comes from the coding sequence GTGGCCGGACCGACGACCGCCCGGCGCGGAGCACGGCAGCGGGAGGACTCCCCGGCCCGCTCGCCGCGCCCGCGCCCCGAAGGGCGCGGACTGCCCGGCCGCATGAGGCTGATCCTGATCGGCGTGCTCGTGCTGCTGCTCGCCGCCGGCGCCGTCTGGGCGCTCTACGGCTCCTCCTGGCTCCGGGCCGAAGAGGTCAGGACCACCGGTGTCGACGTACTGACACCGTCCGAGGTGGAGGCCGCCGCGGCGGTACCGATCGGGGCCCCGCTGATCTCCGTGGACACCGATGCCATCGCCGAGCGGTTGCGCCAGAAGTTGCCTCGTATCGATTCCGTGGATGTCGTACGGTCATGGCCGCACGGAATCGGACTTAAGGTGACGGAACGACAGCCGGTGCTGCTGGTCAAAAAGGGCGCAAAGTTCATTGAAGTGGACGCGAAAGGCGTGCGTTTCGCAACGGTGGACAAATGGCCTGGGCGCGTACCTCTGCTGGAACTGACACCTGATCAGTCCGCGAGTCTGCGCCGCTTCGGCAGTGCCCGACTGGTGCGGGAAGCGGTCCGGGTCGCGGGCGAACTCCCGGGCGACGTCGCCAAGGACGCCAAGGTCGTACGGGTCACCTCGTACGACTCGATCTCCCTGGAACTCACCCGGGGGCGCACGGTGATCTGGGGCAGTGGTGAAGGAGGTCCGGTGAAGGCGAGAGTTCTCACCGCTCTCATGAAATCCGCCCCCAAAGCGGGACACTTCGACGTGAGTGCACCCACCGCCCCTGCCGCGTCGGGCAGTTGA
- the ftsZ gene encoding cell division protein FtsZ, with amino-acid sequence MAAPQNYLAVIKVIGVGGGGVNAINRMIEVGLKGVEFIAINTDAQALLMSDADVKLDVGRELTRGLGAGANPAVGRKAAEDHREEIEEVLKGADMVFVTAGEGGGTGTGGAPVVANIARSLGALTIGVVTRPFTFEGRRRANQAEDGIAELREEVDTLIVIPNDRLLSISDRQVSVLDAFKSADQVLLSGVQGITDLITTPGLINLDFADVKSVMSEAGSALMGIGSARGDDRAVAAAEMAISSPLLEASIDGARGVLLSISGGSDLGLFEINEAAQLVSEAAHPEANIIFGAVIDDALGDEVRVTVIAAGFDGGQPPARRENVLGANSAKRDEPAAPVRTPEPVRQTSGLGSVPTREEPPVQADPVPVVSESHLPPVASPHVPPARPSYQDSQAEELDVPDFLK; translated from the coding sequence GTGGCAGCACCGCAGAACTACCTCGCAGTCATCAAGGTCATCGGTGTCGGCGGCGGTGGTGTCAATGCCATCAACCGAATGATCGAGGTCGGTCTCAAGGGCGTCGAGTTCATCGCGATCAACACTGATGCGCAAGCCCTGTTGATGAGCGACGCCGACGTCAAGCTCGACGTCGGCCGCGAACTCACCCGCGGCCTTGGCGCCGGCGCCAACCCGGCAGTCGGTCGCAAGGCGGCAGAGGACCACCGTGAGGAGATCGAGGAGGTCCTCAAGGGGGCCGACATGGTCTTCGTCACCGCCGGAGAGGGCGGCGGCACCGGCACCGGCGGCGCACCCGTCGTCGCCAACATCGCGCGCTCGCTCGGCGCCCTGACGATCGGCGTGGTCACCCGCCCGTTCACCTTCGAGGGCCGGCGACGCGCGAACCAGGCGGAGGACGGCATCGCCGAACTCCGCGAAGAGGTCGACACCCTCATCGTCATTCCCAACGACCGGCTGCTGTCCATCTCGGACCGCCAGGTCAGCGTGCTCGACGCGTTCAAGTCGGCCGACCAGGTACTGCTCTCGGGTGTCCAGGGCATCACCGACCTCATCACGACCCCGGGTCTGATCAACCTCGACTTCGCCGACGTCAAGTCGGTCATGTCCGAGGCCGGATCGGCACTCATGGGCATCGGCTCGGCCCGCGGCGACGACCGCGCGGTGGCCGCCGCGGAGATGGCGATCTCCTCGCCGCTCCTGGAGGCGTCCATCGACGGCGCCCGCGGTGTCCTGCTCTCCATCTCCGGCGGCAGCGACCTCGGTCTCTTCGAGATCAACGAGGCCGCCCAGCTGGTGAGCGAGGCGGCGCACCCCGAGGCGAACATCATCTTCGGGGCCGTCATCGACGACGCGCTGGGCGACGAGGTACGTGTCACGGTGATCGCCGCGGGCTTCGACGGCGGACAGCCGCCGGCCCGTCGCGAGAACGTCCTGGGCGCGAACTCCGCCAAGCGCGACGAGCCCGCCGCGCCGGTCCGGACCCCCGAGCCCGTGCGTCAGACCAGTGGGCTGGGCTCCGTGCCCACCCGCGAGGAGCCGCCGGTCCAGGCGGATCCCGTACCGGTGGTGAGCGAGAGCCACCTGCCGCCGGTCGCTTCGCCGCACGTCCCGCCGGCCCGTCCTTCCTACCAGGACTCCCAGGCCGAAGAGCTGGATGTCCCGGACTTCTTGAAGTGA
- the pgeF gene encoding peptidoglycan editing factor PgeF — translation MIAQLHARSSAGGAHFSFTDRWGGVSAAPYEELNLGGAVGDDPAAVLANRERAARDLGLNPARVVWMNQVHGRDVAVVDGPWGDASEIPAVDAVVTARRGLPLAVLTADCTPVLLADPVAGIAAAAHAGRPGLLAGVVPAVVEAMVGLGADTSRIVARTGPAVCGRCYEVPADMRAEVARSVPAAWSETSWGTPAVDVTAGVHAQLEALGVEDRQASSVCTLESSDHFSYRRDRTTGRLAGYVWLD, via the coding sequence GTGATAGCTCAGCTCCACGCACGGTCCTCGGCGGGCGGCGCCCACTTCTCCTTCACCGACAGGTGGGGCGGAGTGAGCGCCGCTCCGTACGAGGAGCTCAACCTCGGCGGCGCGGTCGGAGACGACCCCGCCGCCGTTCTGGCCAATCGCGAGCGCGCCGCCCGGGACCTCGGTCTGAACCCGGCGCGGGTCGTCTGGATGAACCAGGTGCACGGGCGGGACGTCGCGGTCGTCGACGGGCCGTGGGGAGACGCTTCGGAGATCCCCGCGGTGGACGCGGTGGTGACCGCGCGGCGCGGGCTCCCGCTCGCCGTGCTCACCGCCGACTGCACCCCCGTACTGCTCGCCGACCCGGTCGCCGGGATCGCGGCCGCGGCGCACGCGGGCCGTCCGGGTCTGCTTGCCGGGGTCGTCCCCGCCGTGGTCGAGGCCATGGTCGGGCTCGGTGCCGACACCTCCCGGATCGTCGCCCGCACCGGACCGGCGGTCTGCGGACGGTGCTACGAGGTCCCGGCCGACATGCGCGCCGAAGTCGCCCGGAGCGTCCCGGCCGCCTGGTCCGAGACCAGCTGGGGCACTCCGGCCGTGGACGTCACCGCCGGGGTCCATGCCCAGCTCGAAGCGCTCGGCGTCGAGGACCGGCAGGCCTCGTCGGTCTGCACCCTCGAATCGAGTGACCACTTCTCGTACCGCCGCGACCGCACCACCGGGCGGCTCGCCGGATATGTCTGGTTGGACTGA
- a CDS encoding YggS family pyridoxal phosphate-dependent enzyme has protein sequence MTDRKAQLAENLARVEERIVSACAAAGREREEVTLIVVTKTYPASDVRILHELGVRHVAENRDQDAAPKAAECADLSLTWHFVGQLQTNKVRSVASYADVVQSVDRTRLVAALSAAAVREGRELGCLIQVALDAESGERGDRGGVAPDGIEELAAAVDSAPGLRLGGLMTVAPLAGPYAGRQRAAFDRLMEFSSRLRGNHPAANMVSAGMSADLEDAVAAGATHVRVGTAVLGVRPGLG, from the coding sequence ATGACGGACCGTAAGGCTCAACTCGCCGAAAATCTGGCGCGGGTGGAGGAACGCATTGTTTCCGCCTGTGCCGCCGCCGGTCGCGAGCGGGAGGAAGTGACCCTCATCGTGGTCACCAAGACCTACCCCGCGAGCGATGTGCGGATTCTGCATGAACTGGGTGTGCGTCATGTCGCGGAGAATCGTGACCAGGACGCGGCTCCCAAGGCAGCCGAATGTGCGGATCTGTCGCTCACATGGCATTTCGTCGGTCAATTGCAGACGAATAAGGTTCGTTCTGTAGCGAGTTATGCCGATGTCGTGCAGTCGGTGGATCGAACCAGACTGGTCGCCGCCCTCTCGGCGGCCGCCGTGCGCGAGGGGCGCGAACTCGGCTGTCTCATCCAGGTCGCACTCGACGCCGAGAGCGGCGAGCGGGGCGACCGGGGCGGCGTCGCGCCGGACGGGATCGAGGAGTTGGCCGCCGCGGTGGATTCCGCGCCGGGGTTGCGGCTCGGTGGTCTGATGACCGTCGCACCGCTCGCCGGACCGTACGCGGGACGGCAACGGGCCGCCTTCGACCGGCTGATGGAATTCTCATCCCGCCTGCGCGGGAACCATCCGGCTGCGAACATGGTCTCGGCAGGGATGAGCGCGGACCTCGAGGACGCCGTCGCGGCCGGAGCGACACATGTGCGCGTCGGTACGGCGGTACTCGGAGTCCGACCCGGGCTCGGGTAA
- a CDS encoding cell division protein SepF — protein MAGAMRKMAVYLGLVEDDGYDGPGFDPDDEFEPEPEPERDRRRHQSAHQVERDRERDEPVRVVQPPAQREPVQIPAERERPARIAPVASITPERPNMEKNAPVIMPKVVSEREPYRITTLHPRTYNEARTIGEHFREGTPVIMNLTEMDDTDAKRLVDFAAGLVFGLHGSIERVTQKVFLLSPANVDVTAEDKARIAEGGFFNQS, from the coding sequence ATGGCCGGCGCGATGCGCAAGATGGCGGTCTACCTCGGCCTCGTGGAGGACGATGGGTACGACGGTCCGGGGTTCGACCCCGACGACGAATTCGAACCCGAGCCGGAGCCCGAGCGCGACCGGCGGCGGCACCAGTCCGCGCATCAGGTGGAGCGGGACCGGGAGCGGGACGAACCGGTACGAGTGGTGCAGCCTCCCGCGCAGCGGGAGCCGGTTCAGATCCCGGCGGAAAGAGAGCGACCCGCCCGAATCGCCCCCGTGGCATCCATCACACCTGAACGCCCGAACATGGAGAAGAACGCACCGGTGATCATGCCCAAGGTCGTGTCCGAGCGGGAGCCCTACCGCATCACCACACTGCACCCCAGGACCTACAACGAGGCCCGTACCATCGGGGAACACTTCCGTGAGGGCACTCCGGTGATCATGAATCTCACGGAGATGGACGATACGGACGCAAAGCGACTTGTCGACTTTGCTGCAGGACTCGTCTTCGGTCTCCATGGCAGCATTGAGCGCGTGACGCAGAAGGTGTTCCTGTTGTCGCCTGCTAACGTCGATGTCACGGCGGAGGACAAGGCCCGTATCGCTGAGGGCGGATTCTTCAACCAGAGCTGA
- a CDS encoding YggT family protein, whose product MGVALQVVYIALMCFLIVLIFRLVMDYVFQFARSWQPGKPMVVILEATYTVTDPPLKLLRRFIPPLRLGGVALDLSFFVLMIIVYILISIVIRL is encoded by the coding sequence ATGGGCGTCGCACTGCAGGTTGTCTATATCGCGCTGATGTGTTTCCTCATCGTGCTGATCTTCCGGCTGGTCATGGACTACGTCTTCCAGTTCGCGCGTTCATGGCAGCCCGGCAAGCCGATGGTGGTCATACTTGAGGCCACCTACACTGTCACCGATCCACCGCTCAAGCTTCTGCGGCGATTCATCCCGCCGCTGCGTCTCGGGGGCGTGGCACTCGACCTGTCCTTCTTCGTTCTGATGATCATCGTCTACATCCTGATCAGCATCGTGATCAGGCTGTGA
- a CDS encoding DivIVA domain-containing protein — MPLTPEDVRNKQFTTVRLREGYDEDEVDAFLDEVESELTRLLRENEDLRAKLAAATRAAAQNQQQGMRKPEPQDRPGAPVPAAISGPPVQQQPPQMGPPQLPGGAPQLPAGPSGHGPGPQGPHGPGPQGPHGPGPMQGGPMGGPMGGPMGGHAPQQQMQQMQQPPQMQQPGQGPGGDSAARVLSLAQQTADQAIAEARSEANKIVGEARSRAEGLERDARAKADALERDAQEKHRVAMGSLESARATLERKVEDLRGFEREYRTRLKSYLESQLRQLETQADDSLAPPRTPATASLPPSPSLAPAGAGAMGHAMGGNHGNQQMGGNPSMGGGPSYGGQQQMSPAMTQPMAPVRPQAPQPMQQAPSPMRGFLIDEDDN; from the coding sequence ATGCCGCTGACTCCTGAGGACGTGCGGAACAAGCAGTTCACGACCGTCCGCCTCCGAGAAGGCTATGACGAGGACGAGGTCGATGCCTTCCTCGACGAGGTCGAGTCCGAGCTGACCCGCCTGCTCCGTGAGAACGAGGACCTGCGCGCGAAGCTGGCCGCTGCCACGCGTGCCGCCGCGCAGAACCAGCAGCAGGGCATGCGCAAGCCGGAGCCGCAGGACCGGCCCGGGGCACCTGTGCCCGCCGCCATATCGGGTCCGCCGGTCCAGCAGCAGCCCCCGCAGATGGGTCCGCCCCAGCTGCCCGGTGGTGCTCCGCAGCTGCCCGCCGGTCCCAGCGGTCACGGTCCTGGTCCCCAGGGCCCGCACGGCCCCGGTCCGCAGGGCCCGCACGGCCCCGGTCCGATGCAGGGCGGTCCCATGGGCGGCCCGATGGGCGGCCCCATGGGTGGTCACGCCCCGCAGCAGCAGATGCAGCAGATGCAGCAGCCGCCGCAGATGCAGCAGCCCGGTCAGGGCCCCGGTGGCGACAGCGCCGCCCGTGTCCTCTCGCTCGCGCAGCAGACCGCCGACCAGGCGATCGCGGAGGCACGTTCCGAGGCCAACAAGATCGTCGGCGAGGCGCGCAGCCGTGCCGAGGGCCTGGAGCGGGACGCACGCGCCAAGGCGGACGCCCTGGAGCGGGACGCGCAGGAGAAGCACCGGGTGGCGATGGGCTCGCTGGAGTCGGCCCGCGCGACGCTGGAGCGCAAGGTCGAGGACCTGCGTGGCTTCGAGCGCGAGTACCGGACCCGTCTGAAGTCCTACCTGGAGAGCCAGCTGCGTCAGCTGGAGACCCAGGCGGACGACTCGCTGGCCCCGCCGCGGACTCCCGCGACCGCTTCGCTGCCGCCGTCGCCCTCGCTGGCCCCGGCCGGTGCGGGTGCCATGGGTCACGCCATGGGCGGCAACCACGGTAACCAGCAGATGGGCGGCAACCCGTCCATGGGCGGTGGTCCCTCGTACGGCGGCCAGCAGCAGATGTCGCCGGCGATGACCCAGCCGATGGCGCCGGTGCGGCCGCAGGCGCCGCAGCCGATGCAGCAGGCTCCTTCGCCGATGCGTGGGTTCCTGATCGACGAGGACGACAACTGA
- the ileS gene encoding isoleucine--tRNA ligase: protein MTSPQYRQVPAQVDLPALEHAVLDFWRDSKVFAKSLEQSEGRPEWVFYEGPPTANGMPGAHHIEARVFKDVFPRFRTMQGYHVGRKAGWDCHGLPVELAVEKELGFNGKKDIEAYGIAEFNAKCRESVTRHTDAFTELTTRMGYWVDLDDAYRTMDPEYVESVWWSLKEIFNKDLLVQDHRVAPWCPRCGTGLSDHELAQGYETVVDPSVFVRFPLTSGPLAGEASLLIWTTTPWTLVSNTAVAAHPDVTYVVATDGEEKLVVAQPLVEKALGEGWETTGETFTGREMERWTYERPFTLVDFPAEAHYVVNAEYVTTEDGTGLVHQSPAFGADDLLVCKAYGLPVVNPVRPDGSFEEDLPLVGGVFFKKADEALTEDLAARGRLFRHVPYEHSYPHCWRCHTALLYYAQPSWYIRTTAIKDRLLQENEKTNWFPDSVKNGRFGDWLNNNVDWALSRNRYWGTPLPIWRCEDSHLTCVGSRAELSELTGTDLSGLDPHRPFIDEITFTCSHENCQLEAYRVPEVIDAWYDSGSMPFAQWGYPYKNKELFESRYPAQFISEAIDQTRGWFYTLMAIGTLVFDKSSYENVVCLGHILAEDGRKMSKHLGNILQPIPLMDQHGADAVRWFMAAGGSPWAARRVGHNTIQEVVRKTLLTYWNTVAFQALYARTSSWAPSEADPAPADRTVLDRWLLSELNALVDQVTQALNGYDTQRAGKLLSAFVDDLSNWYVRRSRRRFWQGDKAALRTLHEVVETVTRLMAPLTPFITERVWQDLVVPVTPDAPESVHLSTWPKADPAAIDPALSTRMALVRRLVELGRATRAESGVKTRQPLSRALVAAAGFEALSPELHAQITEELNVSSLASLSEVGGSLVDTTAKANFRALGKRFGKGVQAVAKAVANADAAALSLALREGTASVEVDGETVTLSPDEVIITETPREGWSVASDSGATVALDLEITPELRRAGLARDAIRLIQEARKNSGLDVADRIAVRWTSSSPATVEALTEHAALIADEVLALDYAQGEADPAYGAPFEDEGLSLTFRLRKTEQ from the coding sequence ATGACATCGCCGCAGTACCGCCAGGTACCCGCCCAGGTCGACCTGCCCGCGCTGGAGCACGCCGTGCTCGATTTCTGGCGCGACAGCAAGGTCTTCGCCAAGAGCCTCGAACAGTCCGAGGGCCGCCCCGAGTGGGTCTTCTACGAGGGCCCGCCCACCGCCAACGGCATGCCCGGCGCCCACCACATCGAGGCCCGCGTCTTCAAGGACGTCTTCCCCCGCTTCCGGACCATGCAGGGCTACCACGTCGGCCGCAAGGCCGGCTGGGACTGCCACGGACTGCCGGTCGAGCTCGCGGTCGAGAAGGAGCTGGGCTTCAACGGCAAGAAGGACATCGAGGCGTACGGCATCGCCGAGTTCAACGCCAAGTGCCGTGAGTCCGTGACCCGCCACACGGACGCGTTCACCGAGCTCACGACCCGCATGGGCTACTGGGTCGACCTCGACGACGCGTACCGCACGATGGACCCCGAGTACGTCGAGTCGGTGTGGTGGTCACTGAAGGAGATCTTCAACAAGGACCTCCTGGTCCAGGACCACCGCGTCGCCCCCTGGTGCCCCCGCTGCGGCACGGGTCTCTCCGACCACGAGCTGGCACAGGGTTACGAGACGGTCGTCGACCCGTCGGTCTTCGTCCGCTTCCCCCTCACGTCCGGCCCGCTGGCCGGCGAGGCGTCCCTCCTCATCTGGACGACCACCCCCTGGACCCTGGTCTCCAACACCGCCGTGGCCGCGCACCCCGACGTCACCTACGTCGTCGCGACCGATGGCGAGGAGAAGCTCGTCGTCGCACAGCCGCTCGTCGAGAAGGCGCTGGGCGAGGGCTGGGAGACCACCGGCGAGACCTTCACCGGCCGCGAGATGGAGCGCTGGACCTACGAGCGCCCCTTCACCCTGGTGGACTTCCCCGCCGAGGCGCACTACGTCGTCAACGCCGAGTACGTGACGACCGAGGACGGTACGGGTCTGGTCCACCAGTCCCCCGCCTTCGGCGCCGACGACCTCCTGGTCTGCAAGGCGTACGGGCTGCCGGTCGTGAACCCGGTCCGCCCCGACGGCAGCTTCGAGGAGGACCTGCCGCTGGTCGGCGGTGTCTTCTTCAAGAAGGCCGACGAGGCGCTCACCGAGGACCTGGCCGCCCGCGGCAGGCTCTTCCGGCACGTCCCGTACGAGCACAGCTACCCGCACTGCTGGCGCTGCCACACCGCGCTGCTCTACTACGCGCAGCCGTCCTGGTACATCCGCACGACCGCCATCAAGGACCGGCTCCTCCAGGAGAACGAGAAGACCAACTGGTTCCCGGACTCGGTCAAGAACGGCCGCTTCGGTGACTGGCTGAACAACAACGTCGACTGGGCGCTGTCCCGCAACCGCTACTGGGGCACCCCGCTGCCGATCTGGCGCTGCGAGGACAGCCACCTCACCTGCGTCGGCTCGCGCGCGGAGCTGAGCGAGCTCACCGGCACCGACCTCTCGGGCCTCGACCCGCACCGCCCGTTCATCGACGAGATCACGTTCACCTGCTCGCACGAGAACTGCCAGCTGGAGGCGTACCGCGTCCCCGAGGTCATCGACGCCTGGTACGACTCGGGTTCGATGCCGTTCGCGCAGTGGGGCTACCCGTACAAGAACAAGGAACTCTTCGAGAGCCGTTACCCGGCGCAGTTCATCTCGGAGGCCATCGACCAGACCCGCGGCTGGTTCTACACGCTGATGGCGATCGGCACCCTGGTCTTCGACAAGTCGTCCTACGAGAACGTGGTCTGCCTGGGCCACATCCTCGCCGAGGACGGCCGCAAGATGTCCAAGCACCTGGGCAACATCCTTCAGCCCATCCCCCTCATGGACCAGCACGGCGCGGACGCGGTGCGCTGGTTCATGGCGGCGGGCGGCTCGCCGTGGGCGGCGCGCCGCGTCGGCCACAACACGATCCAGGAGGTCGTCCGCAAGACCCTCCTCACGTACTGGAACACGGTCGCCTTCCAGGCCCTGTACGCCCGTACGTCCAGCTGGGCCCCTTCCGAGGCCGACCCGGCCCCGGCGGACCGCACGGTCCTGGACCGCTGGCTGCTGAGCGAGCTGAACGCGCTGGTGGACCAGGTCACGCAGGCCCTGAATGGTTACGACACCCAGCGCGCCGGCAAGCTGCTGTCCGCCTTCGTCGACGACCTGTCCAACTGGTACGTACGCCGCTCGCGCCGCCGCTTCTGGCAGGGCGACAAGGCGGCGCTGCGCACCCTGCACGAGGTCGTCGAGACGGTGACCCGGCTGATGGCCCCGCTCACCCCGTTCATCACGGAACGGGTCTGGCAGGACCTGGTCGTCCCGGTCACGCCGGACGCCCCCGAATCGGTCCACCTCTCCACCTGGCCGAAGGCGGACCCGGCGGCGATCGACCCGGCGCTCTCCACCCGGATGGCGCTCGTGCGCCGCCTGGTCGAGCTGGGCCGGGCCACCCGCGCCGAGTCCGGTGTGAAGACCCGCCAGCCGCTCTCCCGGGCCCTGGTCGCGGCGGCGGGCTTCGAGGCGCTCTCCCCCGAACTGCACGCCCAGATCACGGAGGAGCTGAACGTCTCCTCGCTGGCCTCGCTGTCCGAGGTCGGCGGTTCGCTGGTCGACACGACCGCGAAGGCGAACTTCCGGGCGCTCGGCAAGCGGTTCGGCAAGGGCGTCCAGGCGGTGGCCAAGGCGGTCGCGAACGCCGATGCGGCGGCCCTCTCGCTGGCCCTGCGCGAGGGCACGGCGTCGGTCGAGGTGGACGGCGAGACGGTCACCCTCTCCCCCGACGAGGTGATCATCACCGAGACCCCGCGCGAGGGTTGGTCCGTCGCGTCCGACTCGGGCGCGACGGTCGCCCTGGACCTGGAGATCACCCCGGAGCTCCGGCGCGCGGGCCTCGCCCGTGACGCGATCCGCCTCATCCAGGAGGCCCGCAAGAACAGCGGCCTGGACGTCGCCGACCGCATCGCCGTCCGCTGGACGTCGTCCTCCCCCGCCACGGTGGAAGCCCTGACCGAGCACGCGGCCCTGATCGCGGACGAGGTCCTGGCACTGGACTACGCCCAGGGCGAGGCGGACCCGGCGTACGGCGCCCCGTTCGAGGACGAGGGCCTGTCCCTGACGTTCCGCCTCCGCAAGACGGAGCAGTAA
- a CDS encoding TraR/DksA C4-type zinc finger protein — MVAKKTAAKKTASAGSTGAAAAETGGDAGMETVLEAEAEAEAGATEAAVEKVAVKVAVKKTAAKKSAAGKTAAGMKAASAEHEDAEHEDAGPAEPPKKAPAKKSAAKKASKRAASAAKGAAEAAGKTGAHTVVAKKSAARTRTAGTGAAPVPPAGGVVTTAPGELAVRPGEDPWTSEEVAEARAVLSSETMRLRSELEAASAALAGLMRDSGDGAGDDEADTGTKNITREHEMSLAANAQEMLEQTERALARLDAGTYGLCEICGNPIGKARMQAFPRATLCVEDKQKQERRG; from the coding sequence ATGGTGGCGAAGAAGACCGCCGCGAAGAAGACGGCGTCGGCCGGATCCACGGGCGCGGCGGCCGCGGAGACGGGCGGTGACGCAGGCATGGAGACTGTCCTGGAGGCCGAGGCCGAGGCCGAGGCCGGTGCGACGGAGGCCGCCGTGGAGAAGGTCGCGGTGAAGGTCGCGGTGAAGAAGACGGCGGCGAAGAAATCCGCGGCCGGGAAGACAGCGGCCGGAATGAAGGCGGCGTCCGCCGAGCACGAGGATGCCGAGCACGAGGATGCCGGGCCCGCGGAGCCGCCCAAGAAGGCACCTGCGAAGAAGAGCGCGGCCAAGAAGGCTTCGAAGAGGGCCGCGTCCGCGGCCAAGGGGGCGGCCGAGGCCGCCGGGAAGACGGGAGCCCACACGGTGGTAGCCAAGAAGAGCGCGGCCCGGACCCGCACGGCCGGCACGGGCGCGGCGCCCGTGCCCCCGGCGGGTGGGGTCGTCACGACAGCCCCCGGCGAGCTGGCGGTCCGGCCGGGCGAGGACCCCTGGACCTCGGAGGAGGTCGCCGAGGCGCGGGCCGTGCTGAGCAGCGAGACCATGCGGCTGCGCAGTGAGCTGGAGGCCGCGAGTGCCGCGCTCGCCGGACTGATGCGTGACTCCGGTGACGGCGCGGGTGACGACGAGGCGGACACCGGCACCAAGAACATCACCCGCGAGCACGAGATGTCGCTCGCCGCCAACGCCCAGGAGATGCTGGAGCAGACCGAGCGGGCCCTGGCCCGGCTCGACGCCGGGACGTACGGACTGTGCGAGATCTGCGGCAATCCGATCGGCAAGGCGCGGATGCAGGCGTTCCCGCGCGCCACGCTCTGTGTCGAGGACAAACAGAAGCAGGAGCGACGCGGTTGA